GCGGAGCGGGATTGGCCTTACCGGCCGGAATCTGGAGCTTGATCTGAGCCGATACTTCTTTCGCCATGGTCACTCCGTTCTTCTCAAATTCTTTCCACTTGCATGAAACCGAGTTCGACGGGGGTAGACCGCCCGAAGATGCTGACCAAGACCTTGACCCGGTTGTGATCGGTATCCACTTCGTCTACCAGGCCGTTGAATCCAAGGAAGGGGCCGTCGATGATGCGCACACTATCTCCTTTGATGAACCGGATCTGCTCTCTGGGACCGGCCGTGCCCGCATCGACCTGTTTCAGGAGAGATTCGACTTCCTCGTTCGTCAGCGGTATCGGCTGAGCGCCTCCTCCAACGAAGCCGGTGACTTTAGGTGTTTCCTTGATCATCTGCAGAGTATCGTCGCTGAGAGGCGTCTCCAATTCCACCAGCACGTAGCCCGGAAAGAATTTCCGTCGTGCAGTTCGGCGCTTTCCATCCCTAATCTCGATGACATCCTCGGTC
This DNA window, taken from Nitrospirota bacterium, encodes the following:
- the nusG gene encoding transcription termination/antitermination protein NusG; this translates as MNKSWYVIHTYAGFEGRVKTSLIERANQMGLTDKVGQVLVPTEDVIEIRDGKRRTARRKFFPGYVLVELETPLSDDTLQMIKETPKVTGFVGGGAQPIPLTNEEVESLLKQVDAGTAGPREQIRFIKGDSVRIIDGPFLGFNGLVDEVDTDHNRVKVLVSIFGRSTPVELGFMQVERI